The proteins below are encoded in one region of Polynucleobacter sp. AP-Nino-20-G2:
- a CDS encoding heme-binding protein has product MATKPYLTQADVQKILDAADKHAAANNWAVTIAVCDDGGHVLGLIRRDGCAPVSTYIAQEKARTAAMGKRESRVYEEIINNGRISFLSAPHISGMLEGGVNIEVNGFTIGAVGVSGVKSTEDAETAKAGIAAIL; this is encoded by the coding sequence GATTTTGGACGCAGCCGATAAACATGCCGCCGCAAATAATTGGGCAGTGACGATTGCCGTTTGTGATGATGGCGGCCATGTTCTTGGCTTGATTCGTCGCGATGGTTGTGCTCCTGTCTCTACTTACATTGCTCAAGAAAAAGCGCGTACCGCGGCAATGGGTAAGCGCGAGAGCCGTGTTTACGAAGAGATTATTAATAACGGACGCATCTCCTTTTTATCTGCCCCACACATTTCGGGCATGTTGGAGGGTGGAGTCAATATCGAGGTAAATGGGTTTACCATCGGCGCAGTCGGCGTTTCCGGCGTTAAATCGACCGAGGATGCTGAAACTGCTAAAGCCGGCATTGCGGCCATCCTGTAA